ACGGTAACGTGTTTTTATTATGTATAAAAACGAATTTTAAACATATTGTTCACAATGTTTTTACTATGTTTAATCAAATTCAAGGACTAATTCGTATTGCTAAAGTATGTGCATGTCATGATTACataattctttctttttattactCATTTTTAAGTACTGAAGATTTACACTTATTAATTTTGCGGTATTATCTGATGggaatattaatattgaaatcAATAAAGCTAGATTCAGTGGTGGATTTAGGTATAGGCTAAATAAGCTATAGCCAAGGGCGTTAGTTTATAAGGGGAGGAAGTTTTTTGAGGAAAGTTCtatgttatatttttttatacatgtaCGGTAAAAGATCATACGAccttaataattttacaattgattacagtaatttctcccagaaatgttcggaggtcgttATTAAAATCGGGAGATTTGAGAATAATAAGTCGCGATTCTACGGGcctcacggctcgtttttataggaaCTCGGGGCATGCATATAATTTACCGTGATCTACGAAACGTATTTTTTAAAGTTCATTATATaaacaattcaagtcatttgaaccaattttaaaaaagttattccgtttgaaaagctGTCAACATATTTCCCGAATGTAGGTTGAACCCATCGTGTCGGTAAGCATGGTAGTGTGTCTTCGTATCGCAACGGGGCGACACGTTAGCATTTTAGACTTTGTGTACATtgaaaacacacacacacacacacacagagttTGGTTTAACAACTACATTGTACAAAATATATTGCATAACACATCTATACTCTCCTCGTCATCCTTTTAATCAACTCATTTATGCCGGGAGTGTGCAGAACACTTGAGAGAACTTTGCGGTAACCAGTGTGACGAAGTGATTCTACAATTGTAGAGAATAACAACTGTTAGAACAGAATGGGTTTGGAAGATTACAAGGAAATTGTGGCAACATGTGCCTCGATTACTACTATTGGCCACATGTTATCTGGCACGTAAgttgatttacctttaaataattaattatgttCTCGATCTAATGTAATCTATTTTCTGTCAAATGTATAGAATGTCCAAGTTTCTCAATGTAAACATGCAGACTAACATAATGTTATTTCTTATTCCATCATATAATTATTTGACAACCTTTCGTTTTACTaaaaattttactaaaaaaTGTCTATACCAAATAAGTTTTGTAACTTTATACATACTTCACCATgttcaatttaaatttctaaatTCAGTTTATTTGATTTATAGAGTAAAACATATTTGTTTGGAAATAAATTCTTACGTTAAGTTAATATACAAGTCTAGATGAAATACTgattaaactataaattaatgagTTACAGAGTATGAGATATGACATGCTGACATTTATGTATGCAAAATCATTAAATGATatgcaataaaaatttatttcttttattacaAATGATAAAATAGGTAGATATTATCTCCTTAACTTTAAATAACATTATGTATTTTGAATTTTTTGTATCTATTAATTTTGGAGCATGGGATACATTAACGTACATGTatgaatctatatatatatatatattatatgtatatttaaaaatttctatttttgtttatattattagaatttttttatcgaaaactatcaataaaaataaattcactTTTCTTATTGTTTAATTATAGATTAATATGCAAGAATATTTATCAGAAAGGATCATCAATGGGTTTTGATCCAATGCCATTCTTGGGAGGTATAGGAATGTAAGCGTAAAAactttttgttttataatttcaacTAACTGTGCTGTAGTTGCCAAGTAAAGTTTATACCTATCTAATACGATACATTTGAAATATGCATAGTCAATTAAACTTTTTTTATAGGTGCACTTTGATGCTTCAATATGCATTCATTGTAAGAGATCCTGCAATGGTTAATGTTAATGTTTTTGGATTACTCGCAAATGTGGCATATATGGCTGTGTATTACTATTACTCATCCCAAACGGTACGAgttcttatttataaaataacacgCATGCTGTTGCTTCCGATTAAAGTTTGCTTCTGCTgtttttgaaataaattttcaataTAAAAAGTATAACTTACTGTACACAATATAACTTCCAAAATTGAACGTGATAAGAAATTCAGAAGAAAATTGAAGCAAGTAAATATATTTCATTCAATCTTACTCTTTCACATTGTACAAATATGTATTATTTTGGGGCAGGTCACTGAGGATATCTTTtagatatattttattttatttattttggacAATTAATTTTGTTAAGTGTCATAGTTTAAGTTATTTAACGttataataaatgtaaatattctATACAGTGCTTTATATACTGTTATTCTTACTTATTGTATTATGAGTGTGGCTGTTGTATTAGACAAGGTAATTCGGATATTAGTATTGCAGCTGAAAACTCAAGCGGTCGATCTACCTTTAGCACACAAAATTTTATAAGCCTGCTGTATTTTATAATTGTCAGTCTCTGTACGGTCGCTAATGTATAAGACACTTGCTTACTTGCATTTATGACGCGACAATTTTCTGTTTTATCTACACCCTTCTTATCTACGTTGTTTCTTATCTGCTATATCCTTTTGTGGTCTACGTAGATTAAATTATCCATCAATAAATATTCATAGGCATTGAAACATTAGGAAAGTATTTTTAATACATCAGAGTGAGACTCATTTGGTAAAAATTAAGCTCGGTATAATTAACGTATTCAAATTcacgttaattaattaattaatgatgTTCTCAGACAAAGATACGAAGAAATCGCAGAATGGAAATTGCTAATAGATTTGATTCTgaattatacaaatttttaGAAGGACACGCTTGCTTTAATAGGCAAGGCTACAGCCTTTGTTGCGGTCTTCCTTGCATATGCTCAAGTGGAAAACCCTGAGAAGATCGAATTCCGATTTGGTATAATCGTGACGGCACTATTGCTCCTCTTAATCATGTCTCCGCTTTTCCATCTTGTAAGTTTTGAAAGTTTTCCACGTACACATAATTCATAGTTGCATAGTACAAATTATTATCCTATGTTTGTTCTCTTTCTATCAGGGAGAGATAATAAAGACCAAAAATACAGATATGCTTCCATTTCCTATTATTTTTATGGGAACACTTGTTACTTTCCAATGGCTATTATAtggaattataattaataattcattCATTATCGTAAGTAAACAGTTGATTGTGTAAATATATAACATATCCTCACGTATTTGTCAGACACTaatgttttatattataaaagttccAGAACGTTGTCGGTTTTCTCCTTTCCTTGGCACAATTGTCTTTGTtcgtaatatttccttcaaaaTCGAAAGCAAAATCCAATAGCCAAGAAAAGATGGACTaacaagaaagaagaaaaagatctCGTATATATCGCGCCGCTTACgagtattatattttattgaaattttttgcGTATTTTAGAAGTTTCGACTTCGTATATCGAAGATTCGATATCTAAATTAAGTACTTATAATTGACCTTGAAAACGGCGGCAAATTATCTGTGTAAAGATTAACATAAGGTTGACTAATCACATTCCTCAGCATAGCATGTTATCATTTCATACAAAGAAAGAGTATATAGAGAGTTATGTTATAAAACTGTTgctttatatatgtatataagtatattatatatgtaatgcAACACCAATGTGATAATCTTTATATTTTCAGTACGATTTACAATTGATTAATTTTTCGTATTGTATAAAGTATCTTGTACAGTACTATATCCATTAATTTAAATGTGCTTATATGTGTATTTGAATAATTAGTGCATCAGTAGTATGTTTGAAAGATGTACCGCCGCAGTTgtaattattttgtaataaaaatttctgaATCATGTGAACATCGCGTCAAGTTATTATGAGATCTCTAGTTGAAGACTTAATAATTATTCCACAACAAGACAAAAAACGTTTTGTCCTGATTTTGGTCGTTGatctcgtttctatcgaaaATCGTACCGAAAGTATGAAGAATCTATACCGTTCCAAGATCATGTGTaaacacagaaaattataataactttTCTAGGGatccgatacaaacgattatTCTACGCGAAGTTGAGCTCAATTATTTCATCTTATACAGAGTCGGTCGTTATGTCAAGTATCCATTATGTAAATTGAATTGTACGTCTAATAATAAGCTTGGGATAGATACTTTTCAATGATTGACGTAGTCGTACGTGGCTCGTTGAAGCCTGTTCTGTCGCGAGACCAAACCAATGGCGATTACCATTTCACTTTCTACAGGACCGTGTTACGCTGCATGCAAATGCAATCCTCTTGACGACTCCGCTCGCTGCCTTCCGTTGCGATTTACGTCTGCGGCGGCTCGTTGGTAGTCGCGGTTGGTATATCAGCTTATTATATGAGCGGCGTACATCATCGCTTGACTTTCCGATCGAGTTTGCCGGCTAATAGCAGGAAACAGTGACCTTCCATGTAGACAGTGGCGTCTGGTATCGTGGCCAGTAAGTAACGTGTCCGATTgttcgccggacaccggtagTGTTCTATGGGTCCCTCGTCAATCGTTAGGAAGCGTGAATCGTTTGTCATAAATTGACCTGTAACAGACGCGAAGGAACACAAATCTCATTCAGGTTCATTTAGGTGATATTTCCGAAGTAATTATACCGCATTCTTGCAAACGTAAAATTACCGATACTCACCGCGTCCTATACCGGCGATCGTTGTTGAAGTTATTTGCGATAAGAACCGAATAAGAGCTGTGCTCTTCGGTTCCGACGACGATGTTCTTAGTAATAGTAAATAAACGAACGTAAATGCAATGGACCTTTGTCTCGTGATCTCTTCGAATAAAAGATGTAACTCCTCATTCTAGTGTCTAGGATTAATAGAATTTCTCCAGGAACTTTGATATTCGAGCTGGCTAAACGAGAATGGACAGTGAGTTGGGACGAGGTAAGTGTGTTTCACTAATTTTCTCCAATGAAACGAGATAGAATTCGCTCGTAGATTGTTACCCGAGTTTTGCGTGTTCTAATACTTCGCTCGAGAAAAAGCTCGGGATAAAATACGCGCTCGATTAATTCTCAACGTAGGTTGATTGGatagatatattaatattagcgGAATGCAAATTAGAGAAAtagatttattcatttttatcgactcgaaatatttcgtatttttctaacaaaaaaaggaaatttcttttttatttttatttattgtaccAATTCTGTTTTATTTCATATTGCAACACATCATCTCTTCGAGTAAGAAATATTATCAAAAACTGTCCataaatgtttattttataataatttcgtaattttttcctaaataatttcatattattcGTATACATATGACGTTTTCGAACTACGTACATATGTGTTTTAGACACATACAACATTGTATTTACCCTTAAAATTGTACGAAGCTTTTGCGGGCTTGAATGTACCCCGTGCTCGTTTTCATGATTTATCGTTTtacgtttttcttttcttttccttttaaaGAACATGGGATTTTTAAGAGAAATTGATAGTGTCTTATCGTGCCGAGGAAAGTCGTATGTTCATGTAGCATCGAGGAGATTCGCGATTGCGCAGGATTTTCTTTGCGATTGATCTCGAGTATGCGCCCCGGTTGGCTATTCGTATGTTCACACATAGGTAAATAGCTGGTTAACGTGAACGTGTTACTCTTGTGTGGATGTGGACTGCTTCTAACACCTGCTGCATCCCTTGAACGTCTACGTCACGTGGATCACTCGACGGTTCGTATGGTAGAATACATCTGGATGATTCGTCACAATAAAACGACAATAACAGCCGCCACTTTCAGCTATGTAATCGTAATTTTTCGCGATGTTACATTACATACCGCGTGTATGTATCTGGCAAATATTGGATATCTTGGAGAGTCGATGATCTCGCATACACGTGCTCTTTAATTGGCTACGCGATGAAAGCAGCTTATTCAGAAGATAAATAGTTTCTTTTTCATCGATTACACCACTGATTTGTAAACATTGgaagcttttttttttaaaacgaaACATGTAAACGAGAACGTTTTGTTTTGATTATAAAACACGTGCGCTTTAATTATGCGAGCGATTCATATTATCACGAAGAAAAATACATCGCAGCATCGAGACGGTTTAGGAATGCTGGAGAAAGCTTTCTCAAATAATATTACATCGTTTATTAAAAAGTTATTAGAGATATTCTTCTAGAGAACTTCTAGGAGAACAATCTTCGGAATCATGAAATGTATtcacgattttttaaattaatataatcatCGAATGCGATTGTGTAAATAATACGAAGAATATTAACACAAATTGTATGCTCGTCGACAAATTCCCACAATTAAAATTTACCCTATGTGATTATCTGGTACGTTCCGTTTGAATATTAATACTCTTGTGTACATTTTGAAGATAACGAGCTCCTTAATGACATTTTAATACAGTTacaatttctcaatattcattccttaaatttattatttccaCAGTTAATAATCTttgcatttatgagaaataataatatgcttatttataaataaaatgagTTTGTCTATTACTtttacgtttttattgttttcattGAAATTTTTTGTCGATTCATGTGcttttttttaaagattttACATATTTCGGTGATTCAAAACACTATTGAACTTCTTGATCAATTACTATTATGATATATTCATTTTTCACagtttaaaatttataattttaagaaCAATAAATAGTGATGCGCGTTTATTTAagacaaaaaaaaaggaaaaggatcgaagaaaaattgtaacaagcagttatttatttttataatttgccAGTGAGATATATGAATTAGACTAAATAATAACTCAGccaaatgtataaaaatattacatatcGAACCAGCAGTTTTTCATTAAACTGCAAAATATAATCTTCCGATTGCCACGCTAAAACCACTTTATAAATTGTATACGTTAGGAAAAGCGAGCAATTTTCCATTGCGTTCACATGGCGCACGCTCGTCCTGAAACAACAGTCCTCCCCCATCGGGCTTAATATCAATTTAGAGCACGATACAGGGAGCATTTCGATGTCGTGTAATTTGCTTGAACGTTCATTAAGTATACTAGGACAATTATAACCGTATCCAATAATGACGAGGTCGCACGAGTTGGCCGGATATGGTTGCAACACGTGTCCCTTAAAGGATCTTATTAGAAATGAATCATCTTAAACTCTcttcgaaaattaaaaaaaaatctgtgATGTAAAAAGAAGAAATGTATGAATCGCAAGAATTAATAAAGTATGCAGCTTGGAATCGTATAGTTAGAGGTACGAGAGGTACGAAAGGATTTATTAATCGACAGAATAAGAAACGCGGataaagataaaaatatattaatgtgttacttaattatatatttatttaacatttaatGTTAATTATTCCGTCACGTTACGCGCACTTTTCTAATCTCGGTTTTCGACATTTTGTTTCGTATTCGATGGACAACAAtttgttattagaaaatattaaataaatcgaATTACGTATTTTGTGTAATTAAAGAGTATGCATAGGCAAATATCCTGCATCTTTTATCGAAGGTAATGTAGATAACAAAAGGCTAATAAAGTCTATCGATTACAATGCTGTGTAGCACACTTCGCGGAACTGAAAGTCGCAACAATGTTATcgttaatttgtttataattgttttataattaattaaagtaGATTTGCCGGATAAAAGAGATAATAAATAAACTTGCAAACGTTTGCGATAAACAACAATTTGTTTGTTGTAACAATATAAAAGAGAAATGTAGGAGAAAttcataaaaagaaagaaacaagtGCAACAAATAGATTTTAAATTCTCACAATTGGGATTATGACTCCCATAAATCCAGATATCTGTGCAATACCTTTGTCTGAAGctattgtatatgtatacatatatatatatgtatgtacagttATGACAGATGCTAACACAGCTTGTTTGAAACTCATTTACAGAAACTTTCATATGACAAAAGTTTTCTTTTC
The window above is part of the Megalopta genalis isolate 19385.01 chromosome 2, iyMegGena1_principal, whole genome shotgun sequence genome. Proteins encoded here:
- the LOC117218305 gene encoding sugar transporter SWEET1; protein product: MGLEDYKEIVATCASITTIGHMLSGTLICKNIYQKGSSMGFDPMPFLGGIGMCTLMLQYAFIVRDPAMVNVNVFGLLANVAYMAVYYYYSSQTKDTLALIGKATAFVAVFLAYAQVENPEKIEFRFGIIVTALLLLLIMSPLFHLGEIIKTKNTDMLPFPIIFMGTLVTFQWLLYGIIINNSFIIFQNVVGFLLSLAQLSLFVIFPSKSKAKSNSQEKMD